One window of the Salvia miltiorrhiza cultivar Shanhuang (shh) unplaced genomic scaffold, IMPLAD_Smil_shh original_scaffold_217, whole genome shotgun sequence genome contains the following:
- the LOC131003490 gene encoding putative germin-like protein 2-1, whose amino-acid sequence MKMGFGLCAIFLALSVAYASDPGQLQDFCVAVPDASSAVFVNGKFCKNPNMVVAEDFLFQGLNEAGNTSNAVGSFVSPVNVNQLAGLNTLGVSMARIDFAPYGINPPHTHPRATEAFLLVEGTLYVGFVTSNPADRNQKNKLFTKYLNPGDVFVFPQGLIHFQFNVGKTDAVAFVGFGSQNPGTITIANAVFGSDPKINPDVLAKAFQVEKNIIDYLQAQFWPDYN is encoded by the exons ATGAAGATGGGTTTTGGTTTGTGCGCCATTTTTCTGGCTTTGTCGGTCGCATATGCATCGGATCCAGGCCAACTTCAGGATTTCTGCGTTGCTGTTCCTGACGCCAGCTCTGcgg TTTTTGTGAACGGGAAGTTTTGCAAGAACCCGAACATGGTGGTTGCGGAGGATTTCCTTTTCCAGGGTCTAAACGAGGCCGGAAACACTTCCAACGCGGTTGGATCGTTCGTGAGTCCGGTGAACGTTAACCAGCTTGCAGGGCTCAACACTCTGGGCGTTTCCATGGCCCGCATCGACTTCGCCCCTTACGGGATAAACCCACCCCACACCCACCCGCGTGCTACCGAAGCCTTCCTGTTGGTGGAAGGCACTCTCTATGTCGGCTTCGTCACTTCAAACCCCGCCGATCGTAACCAGAAGAACAAGCTCTTCACCAAGTACTTGAACCCAGGAGATGTCTTCGTTTTCCCGCAGGGGCTCATCCACTTCCAGTTCAACGTCGGCAAGACCGACGCTGTTGCATTTGTCGGCTTCGGCAGCCAGAATCCGGGTACTATAACCATTGCCAACGCGGTGTTCGGCTCCGACCCTAAGATCAACCCTGATGTCTTGGCCAAGGCCTTCCAGGTTGAGAAGAACATCATCGATTACCTCCAAGCCCAATTCTGGCCTGACTATAACTAA
- the LOC131003521 gene encoding enoyl-CoA delta isomerase 1, peroxisomal-like, with translation MCSLEKRGDVFILTITGDGDHRLNPELLGSIQTAVAQVKSESTRSTALITTAQGKFFSNGYDQEWALSDPDPVSAGALTRPKNISKKLRLLVEELISLPMPTIAAVNGHASAAGFILALSHDYLLMRKDIGYLYMSELDIGYPIPQWFVQVVKNKIASPKIWRSVVMTAAKITAEMGVAWGIVDSAHDGAEATVEAALKLGTDLMSRKWDGEVYAANRRVVFADVLAVLGSDETVGDAEVASTL, from the coding sequence ATGTGCAGTTTGGAGAAACGCGGCGATGTTTTTATCCTCACAATCACCGGCGACGGCGACCACCGCTTGAACCCGGAGCTCCTGGGCTCTATCCAGACGGCGGTCGCGCAGGTCAAGTCGGAGTCGACGCGCTCAACCGCCCTCATCACCACGGCTCAGGGCAAGTTCTTCTCCAACGGCTACGACCAGGAGTGGGCACTATCCGACCCTGACCCGGTCAGCGCCGGAGCCCTAACCCGGCCCAAGAACATCTCGAAGAAGCTCCGCCTCTTGGTGGAGGAGCTAATTTCCCTCCCCATGCCCACAATCGCGGCCGTGAACGGCCACGCCTCCGCCGCTGGTTTCATCCTGGCCCTCAGCCACGACTACCTCCTCATGCGGAAGGACATAGGCTATCTCTACATGAGCGAGCTCGACATTGGTTACCCTATTCCCCAGTGGTTTGTGCAGGTCGTGAAGAACAAGATCGCATCCCCCAAGATTTGGAGGAGCGTGGTTATGACGGCGGCCAAGATCACGGCGGAGATGGGGGTGGCCTGGGGGATTGTGGATTCGGCCCACGATGGCGCTGAGGCGACGGTGGAGGCGGCGTTGAAGCTGGGGACGGATTTGATGAGCAGGAAGTGGGATGGGGAAGTGTACGCCGCTAACCGGAGAGTCGTGTTTGCTGACGTGTTGGCGGTGCTCGGCTCCGATGAGACTGTCGGTGATGCTGAGGTGGCATCAACATTGTGA